A genomic stretch from Flavobacterium humidisoli includes:
- a CDS encoding ankyrin repeat domain-containing protein, producing the protein MAKKKKTLPKNFNELIEKKDIEALKAVFDTCELDARGGYGKTTALSFWGIPDELIIWLVENGADLEAVDTYNHTALHQNAMIRTGKVSTLLGANIHVRDHYGDTPLHFACGSGFNVDAVKKLIEYGADTNALNNYKQTPLERALVRANNIDLKNLAEISKILLKSDIEITQTMKDAVVRRGEDFEFHRENFNKDYLEETDHALKQLYEMYNVPPVKRRILHDGVSPISVTGTTWEKQFEELWELLIPSKGSSKTIQGEVVRISGKVRDEIYRNGGGNWNIDFKKMLDTFFIHLSSNNSLSDNELEKAVLIIKYVRKNGDGEIDELNFLCELATKWVLANTTPILLSEPNYKR; encoded by the coding sequence ATGGCAAAGAAAAAGAAAACGCTTCCGAAAAATTTTAACGAATTAATTGAGAAGAAAGACATTGAAGCTTTGAAAGCTGTATTTGACACCTGCGAATTGGACGCAAGAGGCGGTTACGGAAAAACAACAGCGTTAAGCTTTTGGGGTATTCCCGATGAGCTTATAATTTGGCTAGTAGAAAATGGCGCAGATTTGGAAGCGGTTGATACTTACAACCATACTGCATTACATCAAAACGCCATGATAAGAACTGGTAAGGTTTCAACTTTATTAGGTGCCAATATACATGTAAGGGACCATTATGGAGATACTCCTTTGCATTTTGCATGTGGAAGTGGCTTTAATGTCGATGCTGTCAAAAAATTGATAGAATATGGAGCGGACACCAATGCATTGAATAACTACAAACAAACTCCTTTGGAACGTGCTTTGGTTAGAGCAAATAACATTGACCTTAAAAATTTGGCCGAAATATCAAAAATACTTTTAAAATCTGATATCGAAATAACTCAAACCATGAAAGATGCCGTTGTTCGAAGGGGAGAAGATTTTGAATTTCATAGAGAAAATTTCAACAAAGATTATTTAGAAGAGACAGACCATGCATTAAAGCAATTGTATGAAATGTATAATGTTCCACCTGTAAAAAGACGCATTCTGCACGACGGTGTATCTCCCATTTCTGTAACTGGCACAACCTGGGAAAAACAATTCGAAGAACTATGGGAACTCTTAATACCATCAAAGGGCAGTTCAAAAACCATACAAGGCGAAGTCGTGCGCATTTCGGGAAAAGTACGAGATGAAATATATAGAAATGGCGGTGGAAATTGGAATATCGATTTTAAAAAAATGTTAGATACCTTTTTTATCCATTTGTCCTCAAATAATTCACTGTCTGATAACGAACTTGAAAAAGCAGTTTTAATTATAAAATATGTTCGCAAAAATGGAGACGGAGAAATCGACGAACTTAATTTTTTATGCGAACTCGCAACTAAATGGGTTCTTGCCAATACGACACCCATTTTGCTAAGCGAACCAAATTACAAAAGATAA
- a CDS encoding ferredoxin, which produces MVIITLQRDKCIGCNYCVEMDPVHFQMSKKDGKSVLLHSQNAKGFFTLKSPNHAIVESCELAAKACPVKIITVKET; this is translated from the coding sequence ATGGTTATCATTACTTTACAGAGAGACAAATGTATTGGTTGTAATTATTGCGTCGAAATGGATCCCGTTCATTTCCAGATGTCGAAAAAAGATGGAAAATCGGTTTTACTTCATTCGCAGAATGCAAAAGGATTTTTCACTTTAAAATCGCCAAATCATGCCATTGTAGAAAGTTGTGAACTCGCTGCAAAAGCTTGTCCAGTAAAAATTATTACGGTTAAAGAAACATAG